The Pocillopora verrucosa isolate sample1 chromosome 2, ASM3666991v2, whole genome shotgun sequence genome has a segment encoding these proteins:
- the LOC131780509 gene encoding uncharacterized protein, whose product MKLLHILLLLVYLKFSTNSEQKTQCRFKVALLNTPPYIMSGSLDPGFMYQIIIWFVDMACFSRQASDPTACNIDTIFARSQDELLNLMKTKQVDFTFPFLANHKIDDDGLPNVTLIRAFVSFGSSLIANLKKCEEESEEQLFASITSQWPILVCMMLLSGVSGILVWLLERRVNKDQFSPLFTAGAPQGFWWAVLSLTTVGYGDVTPKSFLGRIFGIIWVLVGAVMMSLFTGLIISAMQASLDGSKCKDIAGKEVGVLAPFLTTQKVAEEFDAKIIKFDSLQEMQKNLSQGAIGRVLLDHNTALYFLDKFGSKQSRQIRMIRNIDYPMEYYLGHVSHDVTPLATRSPNEINYSEEQRFKRKQELSRCGKNLKELSTDLVAVAKETAKEQLIPAELQSANLSDEMEGFFSSGSKMTLWMLIYLLAVFLGLVFLGILLQVYSKCYQARVHAVTEGMIPRDRHVADMMQYVNNLEERLKDSIAMEIQRLKEEMNMTIPGQETPTSRNQNKNR is encoded by the exons ATGAAACTTCTCCATATTCTTCTGTTACTGgtttacttaaaattttccacGAATTCTGAACAAAAAACGCAGTGCAGGTTCAAAGTCGCCTTGCTGAACACTCCTCCTTACATCATGAGCGGAAGTCTCGATCCAGGATTTATGTACCAAATCATTATATGGTTTGTGGACATGGCTTGCTTTAGTAGACAAGCAAGCGACCCAACAGCTTGCAATATTGATACCATCTTTGCGCGAAGTCAAGATGAACTGTTAAATCTGATGAAAACCAAGCAAGTGgatttcacttttccctttcTAGCTAACCATAAGATAGACGATGATGGACTGCCTAATGTCACACTGATCCGAGCATTTGTGTCATTTGGAAGTTCTCTAATAGCAAACTTAAAGAAGTGTGAGGAAGAATCAGAGGAACAGCTGTTTGCATCTATTACGTCACAATGGCCAATTCTGGTTTGTATGATGTTACTGTCAGGAGTTTCAGGAATACTCGTATGGCTTTTG GAACGCAGAGTTAACAAAGACCAGTTTTCACCTTTGTTTACGGCTGGTGCGCCTCAAGGATTTTGGTGGGCCGTGCTCTCCCTCACAACAGTGGG GTACGGTGACGTAACTCCAAAGTCCTTTCTTGGCCGTATATTTGGCATTATCTGGGTTCTGGTGGGAGCAGTTATGATGTCATTGTTCACAGGCTTAATAATCAGTGCCATGCAAGCCTCCCTTGATGGCTCAAAATGCAAAGATATTGCTGGTAAAGAG GTTGGTGTCTTAGCTCCTTTTCTTACAACCCAAAAAGTTGCTGAAGAGTTTGATGCAAAGATCATCA AGTTTGACTCTCttcaagaaatgcaaaaaaatcttAGCCAAGGAGCAATTGGAAGAGTATTGTTAGATCATAACACAGCATTATACTTTCTGGATAAATTTGGTTCGAAACAAAGCAGACAAATTAGAATGATACGTAACATCGATTATCCGATGGAGTATTATCTGGGGCATGTAAGCCATGACGTCACACCACTTGCAACAAGGTCACCAAATGAAATCAATTACTCCGAGGAGCAacgatttaaaagaaaacaagaactgtCCAGGTGCGggaagaatttaaaagaattatcTACAGACTTGGTCGCGGTTGCTAAGGAAACTGCAAAAGAGCAACTTATTCCTGCTGAG TTACAGAGCGCAAACCTGTCCGATGAAATGGAAGGGTTTTTTTCATCCGGCTCGAAAATGACCTTGTGGATGTTGATTTATCTTCTGGCGGTATTTCTCGGGCTGGTGTTTCTCGGTATCTTACTTCAAGTCTACTCCAAGTGTTACCAAGCCAGGGTGCACGCAGTAACAGAAGGTATGAT TCCCCGGGACAGGCACGTGGCTGACATGATGCAATATGTCAACAATTTGGAGGAGAGACTCAAAGATTCAATCGCAATGGAGATACAACGACTGAAAGAAGAGATGAATATGACCATCCCTGGCCAAGAAACCCCGACCTCAaggaatcaaaataaaaatcgttGA